A genome region from Panicum virgatum strain AP13 chromosome 4K, P.virgatum_v5, whole genome shotgun sequence includes the following:
- the LOC120703828 gene encoding 3-ketoacyl-CoA synthase 11-like: MGTSAAEPNAAPAPPAAEPAQPRRRMPDFQQSVRLKYVKLGYHYLISHGMYLLLSPLMALVAVQLSTVSPRDLADLWEQLRFNLLSVVACSTLLVFLSTVYFLTRPRPVYLLDFACYKPEPERKCTRETFMHCSKLTGSFTDDNLEFQRKILERSGLGEDTYLPAAVLRVPPNPCMDEARKEARAVMFGAIDQLLEKTGVRPKDIGVLVVNCSLFNPTPSLSAMVVNHYKLRGNIVSYNLGGMGCSAGLLSIDLAKDLLQVHPNSYALVISMENITLNWYFGNNRSMLVSNCLFRMGGAAILLSNKRSDRRRSKYELVHTVRTHKGADDKCFGCVTQEEDEIGKIGVSLSKDLMAVAGDALKTNITTLGPLVLPLSEQLLFMATLVAKKLLKMKIKPYIPDFKLAFEHFCIHAGGRAVLDELEKNLELTDWHMEPSRMTLYRFGNTSSSSLWYELAYSEAKGRIRKRDRIWQIAFGSGFKCNSAVWKALRTVNPAKEKNPWMDEIDNFPVDVPRISKVGNA; this comes from the coding sequence ATGGGGACATCGGCGGCGGAGCCCaatgccgcgcccgcgccgccggccgcggagccggcgcagccgcggcggcggatgccGGACTTCCAGCAGTCGGTGCGGCTCAAGTACGTGAAGCTGGGGTACCACTACCTCATCTCCCACGGCATGTACCTGCTGCTGTCGCCGCTCATGGCGCTCGTCGCCGTGCAGCTCTCCACCGTCTCCCCGCGCGACCTCGCCGACCTGTGGGAGCAGCTCCGCTTCAACCTCCTCTCCGTGGTCGCCTGCTCCACGCTGCTCGTCTTCCTCTCCACGGTCTACTTCCTCACCCGCCCGCGCCCCGTGTACCTGCTCGACTTCGCCTGCTacaagccggagccggagcgcaAGTGCACGCGCGAGACCTTCATGCACTGCTCCAAGCTCACCGGCTCCTTCACCGACGACAACCTCGAGTTCCAGCGCAAGATCCTCGAGCGCTCCGGGCTCGGCGAGGACACCTAcctgcccgccgccgtgctccgggTGCCCCCCAACCCGTGCATGGACGAGGCGCGCAAGGAGGCGCGCGCCGTCATGTTCGGCGCCATCGACCAGCTGCTCGAGAAGACCGGGGTCAGGCCCAAGGACATTGGCGTCCTCGTGGTCAACTGCAGCTTGTTCAACCCGACGCCGTCGCTGTCAGCCATGGTGGTGAACCATTACAAGCTGAGGGGGAACATTGTCAGCTACAACCTCGGCGGGATGGGCTGCAGCGCCGGGCTGCTGTCCATCGACCTCGCCAAGGATCTGCTGCAGGTGCATCCCAACTCGTACGCCTTGGTGATCAGCATGGAGAACATCACGCTGAATTGGTACTTTGGGAACAACCGGTCCATGCTCGTGTCGAATTGCCTGTTCCGGATGGGTGGTGCCGCCATCCTGCTCTCGAACAAGCGGTCCGACAGGCGGAGGTCCAAGTATGAGCTGGTGCACACGGTGCGCACGCACAAGGGCGCCGACGACAAGTGCTTCGGCTGCGTGACGCAGGAGGAGGACGAGATTGGCAAGATCGGCGTGTCCCTGTCCAAGGATCTGATGGCGGTCGCTGGCGATGCCCTCAAGACCAACATCACCACGCTGGGGCCACTGGTGCTCCCGCTGTCGGAGCAGCTCCTCTTCATGGCCACACTGGTTGCCAAGAAGTTGCTCAAGATGAAGATCAAGCCGTACATCCCCGACTTCAAGCTGGCCTTCGAGCACTTCTGCATCCACGCTGGTGGCCGCGCGGTGCTGGATGAGCTGGAGAAGAACCTGGAGCTCACTGATTGGCACATGGAGCCATCGAGGATGACCCTGTACAGGTTTGGCAACACGTCGAGCAGCTCGCTCTGGTATGAGCTGGCGTACTCCGAGGCCAAGGGGAGGATCAGGAAGCGCGACAGGATCTGGCAGATCGCCTTCGGGTCCGGGTTCAAGTGCAACAGCGCCGTCTGGAAGGCTCTCCGGACCGTGAACCCGGCCAAGGAGAAGAACCCCTGGATGGATGAGATCGACAACTTCCCGGTGGATGTTCCAAGGATCTCAAAGGTTGGCAACGCGTGA